A region of the Cucurbita pepo subsp. pepo cultivar mu-cu-16 chromosome LG14, ASM280686v2, whole genome shotgun sequence genome:
caaggatgctgggtcccaaagggggtggattttgtgggggtcccacatcgattggagaaaggaagagtgtcagcgaggacactcgTCCctaaaggagggtggattgtgagatcccacatcggttggggaggagaacgaaacaccttttataagggtgtgaaaacctcttcctagcagagacgcactttaaaaactttgagaggaagtccgaaagggaaagtccaaagaagacaatatcttctagcggtgggctaaggtcgttacaaatggtatcagagctagacatcgggcgatgtgccagcaaggaagctaagccccgaagggggtggacatgaggtgaTATGACAGCAAGGATGCGGggcccgaaagggggtggatttggtgggggtcccacatcgatgggagaaaggaacgagtgccagcgaggacgctaggcctcgaagaggggtggattgtgagatcccacattggttggagaggagaacgaaacactttataagggtgtggaaacctatatctagcagacgcgttttaaaaaccttgaggagaagttcgaaagggaaagctcaaagaggacaatatctgctagcggtgggctagggtcgttacaaaaacCTCTATTGATGCTTAATGTCTATGATTAATAAACAACAGACCACAAACAGATAGTAATATTATTTCTTAGCACACCAAAAGAAAGGAATATTATTTCTTAGTTTAGTTTTTCTCATTCTGGATTGTCCTTTATTAGTTTTACGCTGAAGTATCTTACATGTGTAAAACAACTATCAAGGAGGTTTTGAGGCTGCTTAGGTATTTACTACGATGTTCGTTTTTATAGGATGCAAGACCAGGGGAGCCTCAAGTCTCGAGAACTCGATCACAATTGGATTCCTTACCCCAGGTTTATGATAAGGTTAATGATGATCATTCAAATGTCCCACAAAGTCCTCAGGTCTATGACAACATGAACAACCACACTTCTTTAAACACGTCTCCGCCTGCTCGATTCCATAATGACGTTGACAATCAGCACCCTTCAAATATTCCATCATACCCTGCAGCTGGTTATCCATCCCATGAGTTTCATCTACCTCCTCCGAGGAATGAACCAGACAGTTCCTCTTACTCTCAGCCATACCACCACATCCAATCCTACTCAGAGCATCAACAGCCTTTGCCTCATAATTATGTATCTAATGAAACCTCCCCAAATTACTCATATTCCCATTTCCAATCTTATCCAAGTTTCTCGGAAACTAGCCTCCCGACCGCCCCTTCTCACCATCCGACCTATTACCAAGGATCCGATGCTTCATACTCTTCTCACGTGACTCCTCCTGCCAGCTACCCATCAGCTTCCCAATATCATTCAAACGGAAGAGAGGGGACGGCCTCAGAACCTCAACCTACAGCAGCTCCAGCCAAGTCATACCATTATGACAGCAACTACCAGCCACCTCCTGAGAAAATTGCTGAGGCACACAAGGCTGCGAGGTTTGCAGTAGGGGCTCTGGCATTTGATGATGTTTCAGTTGCAGTAGAACACTTGAAAAAATCACTGGAATTGTTGACTAACCCTTCAGCCGGTCTGTGATATTCTGCTTTTCTGCTCGACCCACTAATGTGTGGATTTCTTCTGCTATCATACCAGGTTTGATatgtaaattttaatacatttgTGCCCGAGAAAATAGATTGATCGTAAATGTTATTGATAAAGTTTCattatgtttttataattCCTTCCGAGGTATCTGTTACTCCTATAGTTGAAGCAATATTCATTTAAGAATGTCCAACTCTATGTTGGTGGTTGAATAtgagtttagattgcatgaaGAACTAAATGATAGAAACTGAAATTCCTGGGATCTGTGTTTAGTAATTGGGTTTATGTTTTATAGAAGTTAGAATATAGGGTTTGGTAATCATACACTATTTCTAGAAGTTTTGAGTATTAAAGGGTTTGAGTTTAGGAGTTGAGGTTTATCATTTTTAGGGGATTAGGAGTTAGGGGTCAggtttttagggtttatggAACCGACCGATGAGAAACACACGCTACCTGAGGCAAAATCTCgtaatttttttcatcatcAATGTAGTTCGTACACCATTTGTTGGCAAGGATCATAGTTGAGAAATGCTCATTGTGCCCAGATTCATTGTGTTGTCTTCGTGATCTCGATTACAATCGTCGTTGTTGCGTTGTTTAGTCTATTGTGTTCTACATCACCGACTGTCTTGTATATGGATGAGGGATAGTAAATGTGTTCTACTTCAACCAGAATTCGATTGTGTTCTACATCTTTTTATCATAGTTACTATTTGGGAGAGCGTTGTTGGTTTACACAATGCTGCAAAAAGAATAGTGCATGACAAGGTATTGGACACAAAGTGTTGGATGTAAGGTCCATTTGGATGTAAGGTATTGGacacaaatttttaatctccTTTCTGAGataatttgaatatctaatatattaagatataatattttatctcgATCGtattagatattaaatttcaaatatataatatatttttcgtttttatatttaatatattatttaatatttaaacccttcaaattaaatacattttttattttttctatttaatatttaatgtatttaatatattcgATATTAATTTGGACCCttaagaataaatatatttttcttttaatttttttaatatattaaattttattttgaattcttcccattaaatatattttatattaatatattaagttattaattaaaatttcgaGCAACTAAATGGATGATTTTAGTTACTATAagctagaaaaaaaaactatagaCTTACTCGTTATAAGCTCCATTGATCAATTTTTATGCAATAGAACAAGTTGTATTCATggatataatcattataaatAAGTTGATCGTTCATTATTACACTTGAGtcaaaagttaattttaatcttaCAATTATATCTTACAAAGCCTCTTTCAGGCTAGTGAGAGTGGGTCCCACTTTTTCAGCCTCGAAATCAATATTCAAAGGAACTACTCatcaattgaaaaatatttcatgTTTATGACACCATGTTGTGTATTTTTATATAGCTCGAGTGGCTAGTTGTGAATATTCGATTGCTAATCATGAGAAAAATGTTATAGCTGCTATTTTATTTGTCTTGTTGAACGTGATCGTGTTAGAAGCTAAACTCGAGGACATGAGAATGTAATCTTAACCATTTTaagtattttgaactgtccacagtataaggttgggaataacgatttcaacgacttttcaatcactcaaatcagagctaaaacgaagaaattacagtcgagacaacatatctgacgtgatgatgtgacagctaaatcaaaatgattgacaaatcaaagtatgacatttataatttcagaagaataaataaaattatttatacctcatataaatttgaatctaacggTTACTTACCTCGATTtcattattactatattacattattatattattatattttgaaatggtGGGGTTACttacatcatttttattattattatattattatatttataataaattttgaaattttaacttaATCGTACTCACATTactctttattattatgtatataataaattttgaatttgtcaTTTGACCGTTACTCACCTccgtttttattatttttatattatattattatattttaaaaaaatattaatttctatCTCTAGtcacttttcttctctatttaAACTTATCTGCCCCATTTTTTTTACACACAACTTTCATAATTCATCctctttaattttctaaagCTCCATTGTTGTTCTCTcaaagcttccaattttattta
Encoded here:
- the LOC111810798 gene encoding protein HOMOLOG OF MAMMALIAN LYST-INTERACTING PROTEIN 5-like — encoded protein: MASETEPAKLLLPYLQRADELQKHEPLVAYYCRLYAMERGLRIPQGERTKTTNALLVSLMNQLEKDKKSLSLGPDDSLHLEGFALSVFAKADKQDHAGRADLNTAKTFYAASIFFEIISQFGPLQPDLEQKRKYAVWKAADIRKALKEGRKPQPGPPSGDEDLSVPSSTPTSANDARPGEPQVSRTRSQLDSLPQVYDKVNDDHSNVPQSPQVYDNMNNHTSLNTSPPARFHNDVDNQHPSNIPSYPAAGYPSHEFHLPPPRNEPDSSSYSQPYHHIQSYSEHQQPLPHNYVSNETSPNYSYSHFQSYPSFSETSLPTAPSHHPTYYQGSDASYSSHVTPPASYPSASQYHSNGREGTASEPQPTAAPAKSYHYDSNYQPPPEKIAEAHKAARFAVGALAFDDVSVAVEHLKKSLELLTNPSAGL